In Rhodoferax koreense, a genomic segment contains:
- the hydA gene encoding dihydropyrimidinase — MDFDLTIRHGRISNADATFHADIGIQGGRITAIAPALPAGREDVDASGRWVLPGGIDSHCHIEQLSGMGVMCADDFYSGTVSAAFGGTTTILSFAAQHRNDAIPEVLADYHRRAAEKAVIDYGFHLILTNPDETALREHLPQAVRDGISSLKVYMTYDKLKLDDYQLLDVMATAGELGALVMLHAENHDMIRWVAHRLLERGHTAPKFHAVAHDALAETEATHRAIALARLVDVPVLIVHVAGRETVEVIRAARQLGAPVLAESCPQYLFLEAGDSDLPGMEGAKFCCSPPPRDAASQQAVWDGLLDGTLGVFSSDHAPYRFDASGKLPKGDATTFKEMANGVPGIELRLPLLFSEGVMTGRMGIEQFVALTATNHARMYGLAPRKGSIAIGADADIALWDPTRVVDVTAGMLHDNVGYTPYEGRRITGWPTAVYSRGRAVVRDGVLLASRGSGSFVPRGRPEPLRTSAPSPQRGAFSALVGLKRAD; from the coding sequence ATGGATTTCGACCTCACCATCCGTCACGGCCGCATCAGCAATGCGGATGCGACCTTCCATGCCGACATCGGCATCCAGGGCGGGCGCATCACCGCCATCGCGCCAGCTCTGCCCGCCGGACGCGAGGACGTGGATGCCAGCGGCCGCTGGGTGCTGCCCGGCGGCATCGACAGCCATTGCCATATCGAGCAACTCTCGGGCATGGGCGTGATGTGTGCGGATGACTTCTACAGCGGCACGGTATCGGCCGCGTTCGGCGGCACCACCACCATCCTGTCGTTTGCCGCCCAACACCGCAACGACGCCATTCCCGAGGTGCTGGCCGACTACCACCGCCGCGCCGCCGAGAAGGCGGTCATCGACTACGGCTTTCACCTGATCCTGACCAACCCCGACGAGACCGCGCTGCGCGAACACCTGCCGCAGGCCGTGCGCGACGGCATCAGCTCGCTGAAGGTCTACATGACCTACGACAAGCTCAAGCTTGACGACTATCAGCTGCTCGACGTGATGGCCACCGCCGGCGAGTTGGGCGCGCTGGTGATGCTGCACGCCGAGAACCACGACATGATCCGCTGGGTGGCGCACCGCCTGCTGGAGCGCGGCCACACCGCACCGAAATTCCATGCCGTGGCGCACGACGCGCTGGCCGAAACCGAAGCCACCCATCGCGCCATCGCGCTGGCGCGCCTGGTCGATGTGCCGGTGCTGATCGTGCATGTGGCGGGCCGCGAAACCGTGGAGGTGATCCGCGCCGCCCGCCAGCTCGGCGCGCCGGTGCTGGCCGAGAGCTGCCCGCAGTATCTGTTCCTGGAGGCCGGCGACAGCGACCTGCCCGGCATGGAAGGCGCCAAGTTCTGCTGCAGCCCGCCGCCGCGCGACGCCGCCTCGCAGCAAGCCGTGTGGGACGGCCTGCTCGACGGCACGCTGGGGGTGTTCTCGTCCGACCACGCTCCTTACCGCTTCGACGCCTCGGGCAAATTGCCCAAGGGAGACGCCACCACCTTCAAGGAAATGGCCAACGGTGTGCCGGGCATCGAACTGCGCCTGCCACTGCTGTTCTCCGAAGGCGTGATGACCGGCCGCATGGGCATCGAACAGTTCGTCGCCCTCACCGCCACCAACCACGCCCGCATGTACGGCCTGGCGCCGCGCAAAGGAAGCATCGCCATCGGTGCCGACGCCGACATCGCGCTGTGGGACCCGACCCGCGTGGTCGACGTGACGGCCGGCATGCTGCACGACAACGTGGGCTATACGCCCTACGAGGGCCGGCGCATCACCGGCTGGCCCACCGCCGTGTACAGCCGCGGGCGGGCGGTGGTGCGCGATGGCGTGCTGCTGGCCTCACGCGGCAGCGGCAGCTTCGTGCCGCGCGGGCGGCCCGAGCCGCTGCGCACGTCCGCGCCTTCGCCGCAGCGCGGGGCCTTCAGCGCACTCGTGGGCCTGAAGCGTGCGGACTGA
- a CDS encoding amino acid ABC transporter permease → MEALLQNFFNLPIYAQVFPYLLQGLWTTIWLSALVIPLGAAAGLALALVLSQSRRRTLRWAAVAFIDFFRAFPPLVLLVFVYFGLPFLGWEIPKLGAVVLGFLLNNAAYFAEVFRAGLEAVAPGQMEAARSTGLTRLQALRHVVIPQAVKNVMPDLVSNSIEVVKLTTIASVVGLPELLRAARDAQSLVYNPSPVVLAALMYLALLWPLTRWMARLEHRRTAAR, encoded by the coding sequence ATGGAAGCGCTGCTGCAAAACTTCTTCAACTTGCCGATCTATGCGCAAGTGTTCCCGTACCTGCTGCAAGGCCTGTGGACCACCATCTGGCTGTCGGCCCTGGTCATCCCCCTGGGCGCCGCGGCCGGCCTGGCGCTGGCCCTGGTCTTGAGCCAAAGCCGGCGGCGCACGCTGCGCTGGGCCGCGGTGGCCTTCATCGACTTCTTCCGCGCGTTTCCGCCGCTGGTGCTGCTGGTGTTCGTGTACTTCGGCCTGCCTTTCCTTGGCTGGGAGATTCCGAAACTCGGCGCCGTGGTGCTCGGCTTCCTGCTGAACAATGCCGCCTACTTTGCCGAAGTGTTCCGCGCCGGCCTGGAAGCCGTGGCCCCCGGCCAGATGGAAGCCGCACGCTCCACCGGCCTCACCCGGCTGCAGGCATTGCGCCACGTGGTCATTCCGCAGGCGGTGAAGAACGTGATGCCCGACCTGGTGAGCAACAGCATCGAGGTCGTCAAGCTCACCACCATCGCCAGCGTGGTCGGCCTGCCCGAGTTGCTGCGCGCGGCGCGCGACGCGCAATCGCTGGTCTACAACCCGTCACCCGTGGTGCTGGCCGCGCTGATGTACCTGGCCTTGCTGTGGCCCTTGACACGCTGGATGGCCCGGCTGGAGCACCGGCGCACCGCGGCACGGTGA
- the gyrB gene encoding DNA topoisomerase (ATP-hydrolyzing) subunit B: protein MTEANQPIDPNADAVNTGESTAGSSNFQPKIDTNQAGASEAYGEGAIQILEGLEAVRKRPGMYIGDTSDGTGLHHLVFEVVDNSIDEALAGHCDDILVTIHSDNSVSVVDNGRGIPTGVKMDDKHEPKRSAAEIALTELHAGGKFNQNSYKVSGGLHGVGVSCVNALSKMLRLTIRRDGKIHVMEFSKGFVQNRITETQNGVEVSPMQIIGDTEKRGTEVHFLPDTEIFQQNNDFHYEILSKRLRELSFLNNGVRIRLKDERTGKEDDFAGAGGVQGFVNFINKGKTVLHPNVFHAMGDRQSDQGTNIGVEVAMQWNSGYNEQVLCFTNNIPQRDGGTHLTGLRAAMTRVINKYIDDSELAKKAKVEVSGDDMREGLTCVLSVKVPEPKFSSQTKDKLVSSEVRGPVEDIVSKLLFDYLQERPNDAKIIVGKIIEAARAREAARKARDMTRRKGVLDGMGLPGKLADCQEKDPAACEIYIVEGDSAGGSAKQGRDRKFQAILPLRGKILNVEKARYEKLLTSNEILTLITALGTGIGKAGGSTGNDDFNVAKLRYHRIIIMTDADVDGAHIRTLLLTFFYRQMPELVERGHIYIAQPPLYKVKAGKEELYLQGQTDLDGFLLRIALVNASVFTGGDAGTTLSGDTLAELARKHQVAEAVIARLRNFMDAEALRSIADGVSLNLDTVADAEKSAVALQASLRALGSGAEVAGEFDIRTDKPVLRISRRHHGNVKSSVLTQDFVHGADYAALSEAANTFRGLLSEGAKVMRGEGERQKEEKVGDFRQAMRWLIGQAENATSRQRYKGLGEMNPAQLWETTMDPTVRRLLKVQIDDAIEADRVFTMLMGDEVEPRREFIETNALRAGNIDI from the coding sequence ATGACAGAAGCCAACCAACCCATCGACCCGAACGCAGACGCCGTGAACACCGGCGAAAGCACGGCGGGCAGCTCCAACTTCCAGCCCAAGATCGACACCAACCAGGCCGGCGCGTCCGAAGCCTATGGCGAAGGCGCGATCCAGATCCTCGAAGGCCTGGAAGCCGTGCGCAAGCGGCCCGGCATGTACATCGGCGACACCTCCGACGGCACCGGCCTGCACCACCTGGTGTTCGAAGTGGTGGACAACTCCATCGACGAAGCGCTGGCCGGCCATTGCGACGACATCCTCGTCACCATCCATTCCGACAACTCGGTGAGCGTGGTCGACAACGGCCGCGGCATTCCCACCGGCGTGAAGATGGACGACAAGCACGAGCCCAAGCGCAGCGCGGCCGAGATCGCCCTCACCGAACTGCACGCCGGCGGCAAGTTCAACCAGAACAGCTACAAGGTGTCGGGCGGCCTGCACGGCGTGGGCGTGAGCTGCGTGAACGCGCTCAGCAAGATGCTGCGCCTGACCATCCGTCGCGACGGCAAGATCCACGTGATGGAGTTCAGCAAGGGCTTCGTGCAGAACCGCATCACCGAAACGCAGAACGGCGTGGAAGTCTCGCCGATGCAGATCATCGGCGACACCGAAAAGCGCGGCACCGAAGTGCACTTCCTGCCGGACACCGAGATCTTCCAGCAGAACAACGACTTCCACTACGAGATCCTGAGCAAGCGCCTGCGCGAACTCAGCTTCCTGAACAACGGCGTGCGCATCCGCCTGAAGGACGAACGCACCGGCAAGGAAGACGACTTCGCCGGCGCCGGCGGCGTGCAGGGCTTCGTGAACTTCATCAACAAGGGCAAGACGGTCTTGCACCCCAACGTGTTCCACGCCATGGGCGACCGCCAGAGCGACCAGGGCACCAACATCGGCGTGGAAGTGGCGATGCAGTGGAACAGCGGCTACAACGAGCAGGTGCTGTGCTTCACCAACAACATTCCGCAGCGTGACGGCGGCACCCATTTGACCGGCCTGCGTGCCGCGATGACGCGCGTTATCAACAAGTACATCGACGACAGCGAACTGGCCAAGAAGGCCAAGGTAGAGGTCAGCGGCGACGACATGCGCGAAGGGCTGACCTGCGTGCTCAGCGTGAAGGTGCCCGAGCCCAAGTTCAGCAGCCAGACCAAGGACAAGCTGGTGTCGAGCGAAGTGCGCGGCCCGGTGGAAGACATCGTCAGCAAGCTGCTGTTCGACTACCTGCAGGAACGGCCCAACGACGCCAAGATCATCGTCGGCAAGATCATCGAAGCCGCGCGCGCCCGCGAAGCCGCACGCAAGGCCCGCGACATGACGCGCCGCAAGGGCGTGCTCGACGGCATGGGCCTGCCCGGCAAACTTGCCGACTGCCAGGAAAAAGACCCGGCCGCCTGCGAGATCTACATCGTCGAGGGTGACTCCGCCGGCGGCTCCGCCAAGCAGGGCCGCGACCGGAAATTCCAGGCCATCCTGCCGCTGCGCGGCAAGATCTTGAACGTGGAGAAAGCGCGCTACGAGAAGCTGCTCACCAGCAATGAAATTTTGACGCTGATCACCGCGCTCGGCACCGGCATCGGCAAGGCCGGCGGCAGCACCGGCAACGACGACTTCAACGTCGCCAAGCTGCGCTACCACCGCATCATCATCATGACCGACGCCGACGTGGACGGCGCCCACATCCGCACCCTGCTGCTGACCTTCTTCTACCGCCAGATGCCCGAACTGGTGGAGCGCGGCCACATCTACATCGCCCAGCCACCGCTGTACAAGGTCAAGGCCGGCAAGGAAGAGCTGTACCTGCAGGGCCAGACCGATCTGGACGGCTTCCTGCTGCGCATCGCGCTCGTCAACGCCTCGGTGTTCACCGGCGGCGACGCGGGCACCACGCTCAGCGGCGACACCCTGGCCGAACTCGCGCGCAAGCACCAGGTGGCCGAAGCCGTGATCGCGCGCCTGCGCAACTTCATGGACGCCGAAGCCCTGCGCTCGATCGCCGACGGCGTGTCGCTCAACCTCGATACCGTGGCCGACGCCGAGAAATCAGCCGTGGCCCTGCAGGCCAGCCTGCGCGCCCTGGGCAGCGGCGCCGAAGTGGCCGGCGAATTCGACATCCGCACCGACAAACCCGTGCTGCGCATCAGCCGCCGCCACCACGGCAACGTGAAGAGCAGCGTCCTGACGCAAGACTTCGTGCACGGCGCCGACTACGCCGCCCTGAGCGAGGCCGCCAACACCTTCCGCGGCCTGTTGAGCGAAGGCGCCAAGGTCATGCGTGGCGAAGGCGAGCGCCAGAAGGAAGAAAAGGTCGGCGACTTCCGCCAGGCCATGCGCTGGCTCATCGGCCAGGCCGAAAACGCCACCAGCCGCCAGCGCTACAAGGGCCTGGGCGAAATGAACCCCGCCCAGCTGTGGGAAACCACGATGGACCCAACCGTGCGCCGCCTGCTGAAGGTGCAGATCGACGATGCGATCGAGGCGGATCGGGTGTTCACGATGCTGATGGGGGATGAGGTGGAGCCGCGGCGGGAGTTTATTGAGACGAATGCGCTTAGGGCGGGAAATATTGATATTTGA
- a CDS encoding transporter substrate-binding domain-containing protein, translated as MQRRSTFKPSFRALALGTVTCLAALCASAVWAQTGPLKTAVDATFAPHAMAKLGGGAQGFNIDLGEELAKRLGRKIDIEATEFSGLVPGLNSKRYDFLLAPVTVTPERAKAMLFTEGYLDTDYTFLGRKGAPLARLEDLKGKTVAVNKGSNYEGWARDNAAKYDFKFDVYGNNADAVQAVLANRADYNLAGTTVVAWAAKQNAALQTGYTVKTGLVWALPFRLDDKAGRAAASNALKCMKQDGTVAKLAVKWFGFTPGADDAAVKLAPGTGVPGMDGYDATPVTAKCS; from the coding sequence ATGCAACGCCGTTCCACTTTCAAACCCTCGTTCCGTGCGCTGGCCCTCGGCACCGTGACCTGCTTGGCCGCGCTGTGCGCCAGCGCCGTGTGGGCGCAAACCGGCCCGCTGAAGACCGCGGTGGACGCCACCTTCGCGCCCCACGCCATGGCCAAGCTCGGCGGCGGCGCGCAGGGCTTCAACATCGACCTGGGCGAAGAGCTGGCCAAACGCCTGGGCCGCAAGATCGACATCGAGGCCACCGAGTTCTCCGGCCTGGTGCCCGGCCTGAACAGCAAGCGCTACGACTTCCTGCTCGCGCCGGTGACGGTGACGCCCGAGCGCGCCAAAGCCATGCTGTTCACCGAAGGCTACCTCGACACCGACTACACCTTTCTCGGCCGCAAAGGCGCACCGCTGGCCCGCCTGGAAGACCTGAAGGGCAAGACCGTGGCCGTGAACAAGGGCTCCAACTACGAAGGCTGGGCACGCGACAACGCCGCCAAATACGACTTCAAGTTCGACGTCTACGGCAACAACGCCGACGCCGTGCAGGCCGTGCTCGCCAACCGCGCCGACTACAACCTCGCCGGCACCACCGTCGTGGCCTGGGCCGCGAAGCAGAACGCGGCGCTGCAGACCGGCTACACCGTCAAGACCGGCCTGGTCTGGGCGCTGCCCTTCCGCCTGGATGACAAGGCCGGCCGCGCCGCCGCTTCCAACGCGCTCAAGTGCATGAAGCAGGACGGCACGGTGGCCAAGCTGGCCGTCAAGTGGTTCGGCTTCACCCCGGGCGCGGACGACGCTGCCGTCAAGCTCGCGCCTGGCACCGGCGTGCCCGGCATGGACGGCTACGACGCCACGCCCGTCACGGCCAAGTGCAGCTGA
- a CDS encoding phosphatase PAP2 family protein yields MPSSSHVAQALPREADAAYACAMTSAIFVATYWLANHFTSLRHDVGATVFDWERHIPFVPWTIVPYLSICVFFVLSFFAEGGPIELRRHVARLMLVLLVAMLCYAAFPLRFTFERPVVDGLFHPMYAALVWFDRPYNRAPSLHIAVLLVLWARFSPCRGQWAGRCLHLWFGLIAVSVLTTYQHHVIDVLAGWLLGAGVVAVTALPDGGRPRRARQ; encoded by the coding sequence ATGCCGTCTTCATCCCATGTCGCCCAGGCCTTGCCGCGCGAGGCCGATGCCGCCTATGCGTGTGCCATGACTTCGGCCATCTTCGTTGCCACCTACTGGCTCGCGAACCACTTCACCAGCCTGCGCCACGACGTCGGTGCCACCGTGTTCGACTGGGAGCGCCACATTCCGTTCGTGCCCTGGACGATCGTGCCCTACCTGTCGATCTGCGTGTTCTTCGTGCTCTCGTTTTTCGCCGAGGGCGGCCCGATCGAACTGCGGCGCCACGTGGCCCGGCTGATGCTCGTGCTGCTGGTGGCGATGCTGTGCTACGCCGCCTTTCCGCTGCGTTTCACCTTCGAGCGGCCGGTGGTCGACGGCCTCTTCCACCCGATGTACGCCGCACTCGTCTGGTTCGATCGACCGTACAACCGCGCGCCGTCGCTGCACATCGCGGTGCTGCTCGTGTTGTGGGCCCGGTTCTCGCCGTGTCGTGGCCAATGGGCGGGGCGATGCCTGCACCTGTGGTTCGGCTTGATCGCTGTTTCGGTGTTGACGACGTATCAGCATCACGTGATCGATGTGCTGGCGGGGTGGCTGCTGGGGGCGGGGGTGGTGGCCGTCACCGCATTGCCGGATGGTGGACGGCCGAGGCGAGCACGCCAGTGA
- the dnaN gene encoding DNA polymerase III subunit beta, giving the protein MIVLKATQSKVLAILQSVSGIVERRHTLPILANVMLRKTGSSVQLTTSDLEIQIRTTAELDGDTGSFTTTVGARKLIDILRTMPADQTVSLESSQSKLILKGGKSKFTLQTLPAEDFPLVQEAASFGPAFSVPQKVLKDLLGQVSFAMAVHDIRYYLNGILFVAEGKQLSLVSTDGHRLAFASATLDVEVPKQEVILPRKTVLEMQRLLSDVGGDDQPVIEMQFANNQAKFSFGGMEFVTKLVEGKFPDYNRVIPKNHKNSITLGRQALLSSLQRTAILTSEKFKGVRLNLEPGTLRVASNNAEQEEAVDELDIDYGGDSIEIGFNVTYLIDALANMSQDMVTIELSDGNSSALLTIPENTSFKYVVMPMRI; this is encoded by the coding sequence ATGATCGTCTTGAAGGCAACACAGAGCAAAGTGCTCGCGATTCTCCAATCCGTCTCGGGGATCGTGGAGCGCCGTCACACCCTGCCGATCCTGGCCAATGTGATGCTGCGCAAGACCGGCAGCTCTGTGCAACTGACGACGAGCGACCTCGAAATCCAGATCCGCACCACCGCCGAACTCGACGGCGACACCGGCAGCTTCACCACGACCGTGGGCGCCCGCAAGCTCATCGACATCCTGCGCACCATGCCGGCCGACCAGACCGTGTCGCTCGAATCCAGCCAGAGCAAGCTGATCCTCAAGGGCGGCAAGAGCAAATTCACGCTGCAGACCCTGCCCGCCGAAGACTTCCCCCTGGTGCAGGAGGCGGCCAGCTTCGGCCCCGCTTTCAGCGTGCCGCAGAAGGTGCTGAAGGACCTGCTGGGCCAAGTGTCGTTCGCCATGGCCGTGCACGACATCCGCTACTACCTGAACGGCATCCTGTTCGTCGCGGAAGGCAAGCAACTGAGCCTCGTCTCCACCGACGGCCACCGCCTGGCTTTCGCCTCGGCCACGCTCGACGTGGAAGTGCCGAAGCAGGAAGTGATCCTGCCGCGCAAGACCGTGCTGGAAATGCAGCGCCTGCTCTCCGACGTGGGCGGCGACGACCAGCCCGTCATCGAGATGCAGTTCGCCAACAACCAGGCCAAGTTCAGCTTCGGCGGCATGGAATTCGTCACCAAGCTGGTCGAGGGCAAGTTCCCCGACTACAACCGCGTGATCCCCAAGAACCACAAGAACAGCATCACCCTGGGCCGCCAGGCGCTGCTCTCCAGCCTGCAGCGCACCGCGATTTTGACCAGCGAGAAGTTCAAGGGCGTGCGCCTGAACCTGGAGCCCGGCACGCTGCGTGTGGCCTCCAACAATGCCGAGCAGGAAGAGGCCGTGGACGAGCTCGACATCGACTACGGCGGCGACAGCATCGAGATCGGCTTCAACGTCACCTACCTGATCGACGCGCTGGCCAACATGAGCCAGGACATGGTGACCATCGAACTCAGCGACGGCAACAGTTCCGCATTGCTGACGATTCCCGAGAACACGAGCTTCAAATATGTCGTGATGCCGATGCGCATCTAG
- a CDS encoding DUF3883 domain-containing protein gives MLLPLGREKYKAKVDWSREEVEAIVADYLHMLTLELSGQSYSKTEHRRRLQALLAGRSDGSIEFKHCNISAALMDLGFPRIQGYQPRFNYQALLAEILAAQVQVTSRLDQAAQAAVERPAIAPVVEDFSQVKTQAPACQAKVAEPEMPYAFRAMKRDYFEREAANRSLGLAGEEFIVQFEHWRLVQFGQQRLADRVEHVSVTKGDGLGYDVRSFEADGRERFIEVKTTSFGKDTPFFVSRGELLLSRQAKEQFHLYRLFEFRRAPRLFDLAGQLDQHCLLDPISYKASFS, from the coding sequence GTGCTGCTGCCGCTTGGCCGCGAAAAATATAAGGCGAAGGTGGACTGGTCTCGCGAAGAAGTAGAGGCGATCGTTGCCGATTACCTGCATATGCTCACACTGGAGTTGAGCGGGCAGTCTTACAGCAAGACGGAACACCGTCGCCGGCTGCAAGCCTTGCTGGCGGGGAGATCCGATGGGTCCATTGAATTCAAGCATTGCAACATCAGTGCCGCCCTGATGGACCTTGGCTTTCCCCGGATTCAAGGTTATCAGCCACGGTTCAACTATCAAGCGTTGTTGGCCGAAATACTAGCAGCTCAGGTTCAAGTTACGTCTCGTTTGGACCAAGCTGCCCAGGCCGCCGTCGAACGGCCCGCGATAGCGCCCGTGGTCGAAGATTTCTCGCAGGTCAAAACCCAGGCTCCGGCATGCCAGGCCAAAGTTGCTGAGCCAGAAATGCCATACGCATTCCGCGCGATGAAGCGAGACTATTTTGAGCGAGAGGCCGCCAATCGATCTCTGGGATTGGCGGGCGAAGAATTCATCGTTCAGTTTGAGCACTGGCGATTGGTGCAATTTGGCCAGCAGCGTCTTGCCGATCGCGTCGAACATGTTTCAGTCACCAAGGGCGATGGTCTTGGCTACGACGTAAGGTCTTTTGAAGCCGATGGTCGCGAACGCTTCATCGAAGTCAAAACGACGTCATTCGGCAAAGACACCCCATTTTTTGTTTCTCGCGGCGAATTATTGCTGTCCAGACAAGCCAAAGAACAATTTCATCTTTATCGTTTGTTCGAATTTCGAAGAGCACCCCGCCTCTTCGATCTAGCTGGTCAGTTGGATCAACATTGCCTTTTGGACCCAATCTCCTACAAGGCAAGTTTTTCTTGA
- a CDS encoding DUF4124 domain-containing protein produces the protein MSEVCEHISNPKALAPSGGKFASKSGATRADGFSARCQFGLKNLLIDFVKEGSMAVADDEERRAPSPFSPAPEKRRWPAFLLALLLLLALVAWVWHEPAGLGVTVRGLAHSVATPDTAPVPDADAPPASPTPPATATRLAPAPGQTVSKCVLKGRTTYSDGPCPDGAKAEQLAVRPDVNLMQASVLAQATPIRSALPPPAPAPVVIPAPPPDADKAATCSGLARYIEDLDAWARQPQSGEMQDWITARKREARDRQFRLKC, from the coding sequence TTGTCCGAAGTGTGCGAACATATTTCTAACCCAAAAGCGCTGGCGCCAAGCGGCGGCAAGTTTGCTTCTAAATCAGGAGCTACCCGCGCAGATGGATTCAGCGCCAGATGCCAATTTGGCTTGAAAAATTTGTTGATTGATTTCGTCAAGGAAGGATCCATGGCGGTTGCAGACGATGAGGAGCGCAGGGCGCCTTCACCTTTCAGCCCCGCGCCCGAGAAGCGCCGCTGGCCGGCGTTCCTCCTGGCCTTGTTGCTCCTGCTGGCGCTGGTCGCCTGGGTCTGGCACGAGCCAGCCGGACTCGGCGTCACCGTGCGCGGCCTGGCCCATTCCGTCGCTACACCTGACACAGCCCCGGTACCAGACGCAGACGCCCCACCCGCCTCGCCCACGCCGCCGGCAACTGCCACCCGCCTCGCGCCCGCGCCCGGACAGACCGTCAGCAAATGCGTGCTCAAAGGCAGAACCACGTACTCCGATGGCCCGTGTCCCGACGGCGCCAAAGCGGAGCAGCTCGCCGTGCGGCCTGACGTGAACTTGATGCAGGCGTCCGTGTTGGCGCAGGCCACGCCTATCCGCAGTGCCCTGCCGCCGCCCGCGCCGGCTCCGGTGGTGATCCCGGCGCCGCCGCCGGACGCGGACAAGGCCGCCACGTGCTCCGGGTTGGCGCGCTACATCGAAGATCTGGACGCCTGGGCGCGCCAGCCGCAGAGCGGGGAAATGCAGGACTGGATCACCGCGCGGAAGCGGGAGGCGCGGGATCGGCAGTTTCGGTTGAAGTGTTGA
- a CDS encoding amino acid ABC transporter ATP-binding protein: MVMPPPLLEIVGLRKSYGANEVLRGVDLRVRPGELVCVIGPSGSGKSSMLRCCNRLEEASGGQVIFDGRDITRADVDINAVRQQIGMVFQAFNLYPHLTALDNVALALRLVQGRSKAEARQLAQAALERVGLGHKAGAYPAQLSGGQQQRVGIARSVALQPRVILFDEPTSALDPELVEDVLQVMRQLREGGMTMLVVTHEMAFAHAAADRVVFMDGGVVVEEGSAADVFEHPREARTRSFVSRYSGARAA, translated from the coding sequence ATGGTCATGCCCCCACCCTTGTTAGAAATTGTCGGACTGCGCAAGTCCTATGGCGCCAACGAAGTGCTGCGCGGCGTGGACCTGCGCGTGCGGCCGGGCGAGCTGGTGTGCGTGATCGGGCCGTCGGGCTCGGGCAAGAGCTCCATGCTGCGCTGCTGCAACCGGCTCGAAGAAGCCAGCGGCGGCCAGGTCATCTTCGATGGCCGCGACATCACCCGCGCCGACGTCGACATCAACGCCGTGCGCCAGCAGATCGGCATGGTGTTCCAGGCGTTCAATCTCTACCCGCACCTCACCGCACTCGACAACGTGGCCCTGGCGCTGCGCCTCGTGCAGGGCCGCAGCAAGGCCGAGGCGCGGCAACTGGCGCAGGCCGCGCTGGAACGGGTGGGCCTGGGCCACAAGGCGGGCGCCTACCCGGCGCAGCTCTCCGGGGGCCAGCAGCAGCGCGTGGGCATCGCCCGCTCGGTGGCCTTGCAGCCGCGCGTGATCCTGTTCGACGAACCGACCAGCGCGCTCGACCCCGAGCTGGTGGAAGACGTGCTGCAGGTGATGCGCCAGTTGCGCGAAGGCGGCATGACCATGCTGGTCGTGACCCACGAAATGGCCTTTGCGCACGCGGCGGCCGATCGCGTGGTCTTCATGGACGGCGGCGTGGTGGTCGAGGAAGGCTCCGCCGCCGACGTGTTCGAGCACCCGCGCGAAGCGCGCACCCGCAGCTTCGTCAGTCGCTACAGCGGCGCGCGTGCCGCGTGA
- a CDS encoding amino acid ABC transporter permease: MSGDNSGLVFTFFNQEVAARYWLQILQGLGVTVGVGLAVVVTGVLLGLALAVLRALRIRPIAWGVVGFADVMRSLPPLILLIVVYFGFPSIGLPLSAFATTWLALSLVLAAYAEESIWAGIVSLPVGQMEAARSTGMRWWQAMGWVVLPQALRRAVPPLTNRVISITKNTALGSVVALNEILNQAQAASSTSGNPTPLTLGALAYLAVFLPVVVLARWIERRWKGR; encoded by the coding sequence ATGAGCGGCGACAACTCGGGCCTGGTCTTCACGTTCTTCAACCAGGAGGTTGCGGCGCGCTACTGGCTGCAGATCCTGCAGGGCCTGGGCGTGACCGTGGGCGTGGGGCTGGCCGTGGTGGTCACCGGGGTCTTGCTGGGGCTGGCGCTGGCCGTGCTGCGGGCGCTGCGCATCCGCCCCATCGCGTGGGGCGTGGTGGGCTTCGCCGACGTGATGCGCTCGCTGCCGCCGTTGATTCTGCTGATCGTCGTGTACTTCGGCTTCCCATCCATCGGCTTGCCGCTGTCGGCCTTTGCCACCACCTGGCTGGCCTTGTCGCTGGTGCTGGCGGCCTATGCGGAAGAAAGCATCTGGGCCGGCATCGTTTCCTTGCCGGTGGGCCAGATGGAAGCCGCGCGGTCGACCGGCATGCGCTGGTGGCAGGCCATGGGCTGGGTGGTGCTGCCGCAGGCGCTGCGCCGCGCCGTGCCACCGCTGACCAACCGCGTCATCTCCATCACCAAGAACACCGCCCTGGGCTCGGTGGTGGCCCTGAATGAAATCCTGAACCAGGCCCAGGCCGCCAGCAGCACCTCGGGCAATCCCACACCGTTGACGCTGGGGGCCCTGGCCTACCTGGCGGTGTTTCTGCCGGTGGTGGTGCTGGCACGCTGGATCGAGCGCCGCTGGAAGGGCCGTTGA